ATCTTGAGTAAATTTCAAGAGATTTTCTACTTTCATGGCCTGAATACGGTTGAATAAGTGCATCATCAATCCCTTGCTTTTTCAACCAGGTCAACAGAAAGTGACGCAGCTTATGAGGCGATAAGTTTTGTTCTAGCCCGGCCTCTTCTGAATACTTACATAAAATCTTCCGAATTCCCCGATCCGTATATTTTTTCTTCCAAGATGATTCAAACAGATAGACCGCAGATTTATTTCGCATAGAATCAGCGTGCATGGCCAGCATTTCTTTAAATGTTTGGGGAAACGGGACAATACGGTCCTTGTTTCCTTTTCCTTTATTTATACGAATTTGGCAGTAGTTAAAATCAATATCGGTTAGCTTAACGTTGATCAACTCACTTACTCTTGCGCCGGTATAAAGAAGTGTTTTAATTATCATCATGTCCTGGAAGTTTCTAGACTTCCAAACAATATCATAATATTTCTTTAGATCCTCTTCTGTGGGTACATAAGGTAGCTTTTTATTTGATCTAGGTATTTCAACTTCCAATTCGGCTCTTAAGTGCTGAAACAGAATTTTGAGGTAAGCGTAATCAGGACGTTCCCCTCTCAGATACTTGGCTAATTCCTTAGCTTTCTTTTTTGCTGATGTCCGCTTTTCTATGCTGAGCTCCCCTTTCTACTAACCAATGTAAAGTTCCTAAAATGGTGAGTATCGGAACTTTATGTTAAAATTTAGTATACAGGAAGCCAATATTTAAAGCGAATATTGTTTGCTATAGTAGAAAGTGCCATTTACAAATTATTTTTCGGAACTTTATGATATCATTGGTACTAAGAAACATTTAACTATTTAGGCTATAGAATGCCTTGAACAACTATTAGGGGTAGTACCAGCGAAGTGACAAGGGGCAAACTAGATGGCTAATTCTACAAGCATTGAGTCCTATAATGGATTACGGAAAGCAGTACTCCACCTATGAAAATAAAAGGAACATCTCCAAAATTAAGCGGAGAGTTCCTTTAGATTAGATATCCAAGTTATGCGTCTTTACCCTCTGAGAGATTCAAACTGGATAATATGTTCTTTTTATCATCGCCAGATAGTTCATGACTACAATCTCTTAAATACTGATTAATAAATCTAATTATAGTTCGTTTTTCTAAACTTATTTTTTCAATATCACCAATTTTATTGCCAATATCAACTTTTCCGTTGTCATCAATTGTAATCCAAGGGTTTTCAGCCTTGTTATATTTTGATAAATCAGTTTTTTTTAAATCAAAAGACCCCATATTTTTTCTCCTTTCGTTAGCTTACTCTTCATTCGATTGTACCCTTAAGCGGGGAGCATCTCTACAAGCTGCGGGCTAATGCCCTTTAAAAAGTTTACAACATCTATCAGCATATTAATCATATGACGCTCCCCTTTCAGATTCACGATTCCAAGAGAGAACGATGTTACTGCTAGTACGATACTCTGCCAAGATGATGCTCCCCCTTAAAAGTACAATCAAACATATGGCTCTGTCACAAATTACCTAAAGCTTATTTACCTGATCTAATGAAGAAGTTTTATTGTCTCTGTGAACACTTGTTTAGCAATATAAAAGAGGGTTCGACCTGAATTAGTATCTAATGACATTGTAGTAGCAATTCCAATTAGGGTGGAAAGCAGAACGCTTTTCCAATCAAATTTATTTAATTTATTAGCCGCTTCTAAAAGGTAATTAAGTTTATAATCAATTTGCTTTAATTGATTTTGAGTAGGTTCAAACACTTCTTGTATCCTATATCGAAATATTCGAACTGCATCTCCCAATTGAACTCTCTCTTCGTTCGTAAACATTGAGAAATCCTCATTTTCAGTTAACAACATACCAAAAACGTCCTGTTGATCCTCTACTTGACTCCATAAATCCGGAACCGATAATTCTTCTAAATATGGTTTCACGTGACGGGTAAGCCATTCTCTGAATTCGTTATAGACATCATTTATATCCTCAGACCACCTTTGGTCAGGAAAATACCCTGAAGACGAATAGGTTGGTCCAAACAATATATATGCACAATCATATTCGCTATAGCTATTAATACTATTTCTAGTCCAAAATGCAATAGGTGATTCTTTGAGCCTAATTACGAACGCTGGTGAATCATCCCTCTCTTCTTCAAATGCTTCAAATTGTTCTGTATCAAATCCTAACTCCATTAAAATTTGAAGAAATCCGTTTTTATCCCGCTTTAACATCTGGAAATCCCTCTCTTATGAATATATAAATTCCTTCTTTAAACAATTTATATATTCAATTGAATAGAGACAAACTCCTGCTTGAGTCCACTATAACAAAGATTATGAAAAGAGCTGCCGTTACACTTTGGCAGTTCTCATTATTTTTCAAGTTTCTTTAGGTATGGTCCTATAATGAATGCTGCGTTAAACAGCCCCACGTCCATAATGAGAACAAGGGGCTGTATTATTAAGAGGGTATTTAAGCCTCTATTTTATCTCTTACATTTTCCACAATGAATGCTAATAAATCTATACTCTCATTTATATTTGCAACAAATTCATTCGTCGGAGTGTAATTTCCAACTGACATAGTCGTTATTGTTATACCGCCACCTTGTTTCTTCTGATTAATGCCCGAATCAATTTGGTTTGGCCTAAAATTATGAGTAATATTATTTCTAAATTCGTTCACTCTTAAGTACACAGTATTAGCCTTTATAGAATCTAAAAACTTAAAAAGTTCTTTATCGCTAGTCTTTAGTTGTTTTAAAATTTCTCTTCTAAAACCTAAGATACTTTCCACATTAAAATCATACTTGATGTTGATCAAGTGGTATATCGTATCTAGAATGCCAGAATATCGTGAATAATAGCTGTCCATATAAAAGCCAAACCAATACAAATAATGGTGATGCTTGCTTTCGAAATGAGGAAAATACTCTACGCTCTCCCCATTCCTTCCCGGAGATATAAACCATTCTTTATCTGGAATTCCTAAATTATAGTAATTCATCATTAACACATAACTACATACTAAATCAAAAACCCGATTATTAAATTCCTTTAGCCAATAACTCAACTCAATCCCTTGAAAATCCAGAAAGTTAAAGGTCCCCCCGGTTTGAGTAAGTTGTATTTTATCCCATGATACTTTTTTCTCTTCATAAATTTTATCCCAATCCATAGGGGTTGGATATTGAGCTGAATCAAATATACTTGACATGATCTAGCCTCCTTATATTTACATTTTCTTACTTTGTTATTTTCGTTATCCAATGCAATTTCTCCTTTGAGTAATTTGAATTATTTTCCTTTTGACTCCGATAACGAAACAGTATTTTATGAAGATCCAACTTTACTTTCTTGATTAAACAACAAGCCGGTTATATACCGGCTTGTAAGCTTCAATCTATTTTCTTCTTTATCGGTTAAACCATAAAATAATTAAGCCGTAAAACCATTCAATAGTAAACTTAAAAACAGTTTAATAGCAAAACGGTAAAACGGGAAAACGATCAAACAGTAATAAGGTTTTACGGTTAAACCATAAAATAGTTAAACCGTAAAACTATTTAATGGTAAAATCGATTAACTGTTTAACAGTGAAATGGTTTAACGGGATAACGGTAAAATGAGACGATCATGTTTCATGAAGCATCTGCACTATCCCTATAAACAATAAAATTAAAAAGGACCGGAAATCACCCGATTTTCGGTCCTTCAAAGTTATGGGGCCTAGAAGTCTATTTCATCAATTTCAACCTTATGAATTCTCATTATTGCTAGTAGTTGTTGCGATATTTCATCTTCGACTGTTGATTCAGGATCATATTCTTGAAGAGTCTTATGTCTAACTTTTTCAGTAAAACAACTCATTCCAAGAATAAGAAAGGCACGTAGGATAGAGGAAGAATCATCCTTAATTTTAAGTCCGTATTGTTTCCTGGCCAGATATGCGAAATCTTTAGCCAGTTCTTCCAAATCTTCTTTTATTTTACTGTTCACTTTAAATCCTATATAACCTTTAGTTTCTTTACTTTCGGGCATATCAGTAGTAGTTTTCTTCTTTTGAGTGACCTCATTTTTAGGCGGTACTGAAGAAGGTTTGTCCATAGCAACATTATCAATTTCCTGCTCATTAGATAATTGTTCAAGTTTTTCATTAGACGGGTTATTTGTACCTTGGGTTACTAGAGGATCATTCTTTTCTTCCGTTTCATCAATCGGATTAATGGGTAATGAAGAACTAATTAAGGGATCTATATTTGGAGAGTTACTTGTCGGTGTTGCTGGATTATCCGTGGGTAAATTTACTGTCTTAGGAGCTGCGAACATATTCTTTACCCTTTGGCTTCTATTAACTGACACCTTTTCAACACCTCCTCCGTAAGTGACCAATATGATTTAGAACTTTTTGAACTTGAAGCATAAAGGGTTACAGGTATTCCATATCCAAGTGATTCCTTAATTTTTGTATCCTGTGGTATTTCGGATTCGAATAGAATTCCAGGAGTATTAACTTCGAAGTTCTGCTTAAAGTCCTTGTATAAATTTGTTTGAGGATTTGCCTTTGTTAAGAAAGTTCCAAGATGTTTCAGCTTAGGATTAACTTCTTTAATTTGCAAAAGAGTTTCCATAAAGTCATTATAGCTTCTCATCTCACCGTGGCCAGGCTCTAATGGTACGATTATGTAATCAAGGGCAAATATAGCCGACCAGTTCCAGAAATCAAGTCCTGGGGGAGAGTCAATAATTATAAAATCAAATTTATCTTTAATTTTGTCTAATTCTTCACTAAGTAACATCTTCTTACTGGGGTCGTTATAATGAGCTGCGCTATACTCCTCATTCGTAATATTCGCGCCTATAAGCCAGAGTGAACCGTCTGTTTTGGATTCAAAAAGAGTTTTCATTAGAGCTTTTTCAATGGGAATTGGATCAAAATCTTCAATGATTTTTTCATAATCAAGGACATTAGCCATCGTATATTCCCATTCTAAGTTGTCTCCACCTAGACCCATAGTAGAATGGCCCTGTTGATCGAGATCAATAACTAGGACTCTATAACCCATTTCACATAGAACAGAAGCTATGTTAACACAACTTGTAGATTTTGTGGCGCCGCCTTTTTGTGATAGGGGAGCTATGACCCGGCATTTTGGTTTAAGTTTGTAAGCCTTGCGATCTTTTTTAACAAAACTGTTTAAAATGCTGATACCGGCCATTAGCTCCCCTCCCTAATTTCTTTTTCTGTCTGTTGTCTAATGTAATTTTCAACATCAGCACGAGGTATGCGCCACGAACTACCTACTCTGAAGGCATTTGGGAAATAACCTTTATTACACCAGCGAGTGACAGTATTGCTATTCACCTTTACCTTTTTAGCAATCTCACTAATTTTCATAACATCTTCAAGATCCAAAGGACTAACTCTCTTATCATCCAATTCCTACACCCCCTTAAAATAGATTATATAATCCATT
This DNA window, taken from Desulfosporosinus acidiphilus SJ4, encodes the following:
- a CDS encoding tyrosine-type recombinase/integrase — its product is MEKRTSAKKKAKELAKYLRGERPDYAYLKILFQHLRAELEVEIPRSNKKLPYVPTEEDLKKYYDIVWKSRNFQDMMIIKTLLYTGARVSELINVKLTDIDFNYCQIRINKGKGNKDRIVPFPQTFKEMLAMHADSMRNKSAVYLFESSWKKKYTDRGIRKILCKYSEEAGLEQNLSPHKLRHFLLTWLKKQGIDDALIQPYSGHESRKSLEIYSRLAITDAQREYDEVINKFPI
- a CDS encoding helix-turn-helix domain-containing protein, which codes for MDDKRVSPLDLEDVMKISEIAKKVKVNSNTVTRWCNKGYFPNAFRVGSSWRIPRADVENYIRQQTEKEIREGS
- a CDS encoding ParA family protein, which codes for MAGISILNSFVKKDRKAYKLKPKCRVIAPLSQKGGATKSTSCVNIASVLCEMGYRVLVIDLDQQGHSTMGLGGDNLEWEYTMANVLDYEKIIEDFDPIPIEKALMKTLFESKTDGSLWLIGANITNEEYSAAHYNDPSKKMLLSEELDKIKDKFDFIIIDSPPGLDFWNWSAIFALDYIIVPLEPGHGEMRSYNDFMETLLQIKEVNPKLKHLGTFLTKANPQTNLYKDFKQNFEVNTPGILFESEIPQDTKIKESLGYGIPVTLYASSSKSSKSYWSLTEEVLKRCQLIEAKG
- a CDS encoding Cthe_2314 family HEPN domain-containing protein; this encodes MSSIFDSAQYPTPMDWDKIYEEKKVSWDKIQLTQTGGTFNFLDFQGIELSYWLKEFNNRVFDLVCSYVLMMNYYNLGIPDKEWFISPGRNGESVEYFPHFESKHHHYLYWFGFYMDSYYSRYSGILDTIYHLINIKYDFNVESILGFRREILKQLKTSDKELFKFLDSIKANTVYLRVNEFRNNITHNFRPNQIDSGINQKKQGGGITITTMSVGNYTPTNEFVANINESIDLLAFIVENVRDKIEA